The window TCAGTGATTCGGGATGATCGAGTAGGTGTGCGCCGACACCGGGCAGGTCGATCCTGACCTCGATGCCGAGTTTTCGCAGGTCGTCGGCAGGGCCGATACCGGAGAGCAGCAGCAGTCGGGGAGTGTCGATGGCGCCGGCGCAGAGCACGTATTCGTGCCTGGCCTGAACCGTACCGACCGAGCCGTCCGCATACCGGACCCGTACCCCGGTGACGGTACCGGCGGCGTCCAGGTCGAGCTTGTACGCCCAGGTCTCGGTGAGCACGCTGAGGTTTTGTCGTCGGCCCAAATGCGGGTGAAGGTACGCGACCGACGCCGAGGATCGCACCCCTGTCTCCGGGTAGTAGCCGATAGGCAGGAAGCCTGCGCCTTCGGCAAACGGCTCCGCGTTGAAGTCGTTCGAGACCGGCACTCCGAGCGCGATGGCGCAGGCCGCAACGAAGTCCTCGGCCAACGGATTACGGGGAGGTGCGGCACGCGGCTCGATGTTGATCCGCAACCGCGACCAGAAGGGCAACATCTCCTGGTACGACCAACCCTCTGCGCCGGCGGCGACCCAGTCGGCGAAGTCGGCCGGGGGCGGCAGCAAGCTGATCATGGTGTTGTGGGACGAGCACCCGCCCAGGACCCTGGCCCGCGAATGGCGAATGGACGAGTTGCCGCGCGGCTGGTCCACGGTCGGGTAGTCGTAGTCGAACTCGGAGCCGAGAAGGTTGATCCAGTTGCGCAACCGCAGGATCCGGTCGTCGCCGACGTCACTCGGTCCGCCCTCAACGAGGCAAACACTGAGCCCAGGATCAGCAGACAGCCGGGAGGCCACCACCGATCCAGCGGTACCACCACCGACCACCACCACGTCGTACGACCGCTCGCGCTCCCCCATGTGGCATGAGGATTGATCAATCTCATTGATCCGTCAATACCGATGCCCCTCTCGGTGTCCCAGTCCCGAGGCATGACGGGCAGCCGGGCTGACAGTGAACCCGCCGGTGCGGACACCTTCGACCACGCCCTTGACATCGTGGTGTCGCCAAAATGGGACATGGGAAGGACCGGGACGAGTATCTGGAGCAGGTCGGCCACCCGGCGTACGCGCCGCTGCCGACGCTTCCGACGGCCGGTGGGACCGACTGTGTGCGCGCTGACCCCACCCGGTCGAGCTGCCCCACTCACCCCGGAACGCCCAAAGG of the Micromonospora sp. NBC_01796 genome contains:
- a CDS encoding GMC family oxidoreductase, with the translated sequence MGERERSYDVVVVGGGTAGSVVASRLSADPGLSVCLVEGGPSDVGDDRILRLRNWINLLGSEFDYDYPTVDQPRGNSSIRHSRARVLGGCSSHNTMISLLPPPADFADWVAAGAEGWSYQEMLPFWSRLRINIEPRAAPPRNPLAEDFVAACAIALGVPVSNDFNAEPFAEGAGFLPIGYYPETGVRSSASVAYLHPHLGRRQNLSVLTETWAYKLDLDAAGTVTGVRVRYADGSVGTVQARHEYVLCAGAIDTPRLLLLSGIGPADDLRKLGIEVRIDLPGVGAHLLDHPESLILWEASRPIPDNSAMDADAGLFVRRDSSGERSDLMFHLYQMPFTVNTERLGYDVPQHGFGMTPNVPRPHSSGRLTLASADPAAKPALDFGYFTDPDGYDEQAIVAGLRIARQVAATAPFRDWIAREIAPGPDVRTDRELSTYGRAVHHTVYHPAGTCRMGSQHDPEAVVDSALRLRGTTNVRVADASVFPTMTSVNPMVTVLLIGERAAEFVAAAPSSRTVER